A genomic window from Ischnura elegans chromosome 10, ioIscEleg1.1, whole genome shotgun sequence includes:
- the LOC124166725 gene encoding ubiquitin-associated protein 1, giving the protein MSQHGREFEKQGFSYMDGVPVKISEKYKPPKKYNLPVGFLQKLPTETITEEYDFQLERSVLEKINQWRKIRSDAIETRRKRIEADEKIQQEKAEKLKELAIGSPTAADNSAEDANTTQSSDNVCKADSPEKAPLNSADVPSADSASVQLSEEVINGQKSVVSAQGRMIPAQSNQYAIPNSILTPTPYGPFMNQKKDYQQSPFNLSDFEADTSSPFDNMELKTINDMEELAHVLQPMSSSVKAKDSAGSQPLHFSYYAPNMPVQPSSAQVSNSISSVHQLVNSDMKPIPQVNGITSYSLYGTVPRTQMQPGSQMKSSDLHNIPYGAFDSRNYPYPVSSMQNSSFVRGSVYDYYCGHPWEPKTAVVSTNGMRISQGFPISKENTSVSGSSSATTGGPSYSGPVENMDNNNMYPFPPTSYFNPQVIASHAIIDKAVAMTSSESGGLRASKSVPDIMKELESELNKQPALQRRYNCNATPTGQSIPKELENWSPWPTLDSPDNSPHSPPGVSLSKPDSGNSKEASSKYTSSLPNPFHELTPSAQRLVEHISEMGFSLARVARACQMFGEDDKKIVEFLLQVQSLEEKCYPGDLVEQSLISSNYNEEECVNYLKLVAQLKDLGFSESQVIQALKITENDGDKALDYLVS; this is encoded by the exons ATGTCCCAGCATGGAAGAgaatttgaaaaacaag gattttccTACATGGATGGAGTACCAgttaaaatcagtgaaaaatataAGCCCCCGAAGAAGTATAATTTGCCTGTTGGATTTCTGCAGAAATTGCCCACTGAGACTATAACGGAAGAG TATGACTTTCAACTGGAAAGAAGTGTGttggaaaaaatcaatcaatggcGTAAAATAAGGAGTGATGCAATAGAGACTAGGAGGAAAAGAATTGAAGCGGATGAAAAAATCCAGCAGGAAAAAGCAGAGAAATTAAAAGAACTTGCTATCGGGTCACCCACTGCAGCAGATAATTCGGCCGAAGATGCTAATACAACTCAATCCTCAGATAATGTTTGCAAGGCTGATTCCCCAGAAAAGGCCCCTTTAAATTCTGCTGACGTGCCCAGTGCAGATAGTGCTTCTGTTCAACTTTCGGAAGAGGTCATAAATGGCCAAAAATCAGTGGTCTCTGCCCAAGGACGAATGATTCCAGCTCAGTCTAATCAGTATGCAATTCCGAATAGTATTCTTACCCCTACTCCCTATGGACCGTTTATGAACCAGAAAAAAGACTACCAGCAGTCCCCATTCAATTTATCTGATTTTGAAGCTGATACGTCGAGTCCCTTTGACAATATGGAGTTAAAGACAATAAATGATATGGAAGAATTAGCGCATGTGTTACAGCCAATGTCCTCCTCAGTTAAGGCCAAGGATTCTGCTGGTAGCCAACCCCTTCATTTCTCATATTATGCCCCTAATATGCCTGTTCAACCGAGCAGTGCTCAAGTTTCAAATTCTATTTCCTCTGTTCACCAACTAGTTAATTCAGATATGAAGCCAATaccccaagtcaatggtattacTAGTTACAGTTTATATGGTACTGTTCCTCGAACGCAGATGCAGCCAGGAAGTCAGATGAAAAGTTCTGATTTGCATAATATACCATATGGTGCATTTGATAGCAGAAATTATCCGTATCCTGTGAGTTCTATGCAGAATAGTTCATTTGTCCGAGGAAGTGTTTATGACTATTACTGTGGGCATCCATGGGAACCTAAAACTGCGGTTGTGTCCACAAATGGTATGAGAATTAGTCAGGGTTTCCCAATTAGCAAGGAAAACACATCTGTGTCTGGAAGTAGTAGTGCGACAACTGGTGGCCCATCGTACTCAGGACCTGTGGAAAATATGGACAACAATAATATGTACCCCTTCCCTCCAACTTCATACTTCAATCCGCAAGTAATAGCTTCACATGCAATTATTGACAAGGCGGTGGCCATGACAAGTAGTGAAAGTGGAGGCCTAAGAGCATCCAAAAGTGTTCCTGATATAATGAAAGAATTGGAATCAGAATTGAATAAGCAACCTGCTTTGCAGAGGCGATACAACTGTAATGCCACTCCTACCGGCCAATCCATTCCAAAAGAACTGGAG AATTGGAGCCCTTGGCCTACTCTTGATAGTCCTGACAATTCTCCTCATTCTCCTCCGGGTGTTTCATTATCTAAGCCTGATTCTGGAAATTCCAAGGAAGCCAGTTCAAAATACACATCTTCATTGCCAAATCCATTCCATGAACTTACCCCTAGTGCCCAAAGATTGGTTGAGCATATAAGCGAAATGGGTTTTTCCCTTGCTAGGGTTGCTCGAGCCTGTCAGATGTTTGGAGAAGATGATAAGAAA ATTGTTGAATTCCTGTTGCAAGTCCAGTCTTTGGAAGAAAAATGCTATCCCGGTGATCTCGTTGAACAATCTCTCATATCAAGTAACTACAATGAAGAGGAATGTGTGAATTACTTGAAATTAGTGGCCCAGTTAAAGGATTTAGGATTTTCGGAGAGTCAGGTCATCCAAGCTCTCAAAATAACTGAAAATGATGGTGATAAGGCCTTGGATTATTTAGTTTCCTAG